The Helianthus annuus cultivar XRQ/B chromosome 11, HanXRQr2.0-SUNRISE, whole genome shotgun sequence region GAGGTTCGGAGAACCTACCATTTTCGATGCTCGAAAATCCGTCTTAAGTTTTGTAACAATAAAAAATTCAGTTGCAAATAATGAGATAGACTTTTCGGTCGCTAAAGTAGGTCGCAGTTATTTCTGTCGCAAATTGGAATGGCAACAAAGATTTTTGCGACGAAAAAGTCAATAGTAACAAAATTCAGCTGTTTTAGCAATAGCTGGTCAGTTCTGTGGCAGTGAGATgaacaaaataaataataatttttttataactaataatatatagaattaaaaaaaaaaaaaaaactgatcaCTGTGTTCTAAACTAGCATAATCTATTTACTAACAATGGTTTAATGGATCAGATTAGGGTTCTTAATAGACTTTCTATCGCACGCTGCTGTTGTCGGTTTTATGGGCGGAGCTGCGATCACCATTGCGCTTCAACAACTCAAGGGCTTTCTAGGAATCAGCACGAAACATTTCACGAAGGAGACCGATGTTATTTCGGTGATGAAATCGATATTTGAATCGGCTCATCATGGGGTGAGTTCTATTTTTGTTAAGGGGATGTTTGGTTGAGTTTACCAGACATTTTTGTTTTCTGTGTAAGTCATGTGAAGGTTATATTAATAAAAAACGCGCATTTTGTAGTGGAACTGGCAGACGATTGTTATCGGAGCAAGTTTCTTGGCTTTCTTACTCGTCGCTAAGTACATTGTAAGACATACTCGTGTTCACAAGTTGGCAGGTTGAACCCTACATGAATTCGACATGAACCCTAAAAATCGTGTCACACCGATGAAGCTAAAGATAACACGGGTATTTGCGGGTTGACACAAACAGGACCGTTAAACACCAAAAATGaatatttaaggttttttttttcatatttatacttttaaattttatatttacatttttttgtgtttaaaCTATGGTAGTgtattttaaaaattttattttgacAATAAATAACCAGATAAATTAAATTATTATGTAagacacatttaaaaaaaaaaaaaaaaaaaaaaaccttaaacaatTAAATGTGTTAAACAAGTCAACCCGCGAACCCGACAGGTTGACACGAACACGGCATGTTTAGCTAAATGTGGTCATGGATTGACCcaaacccgtttagactaaacccaaactcacgaatttcgtgttaggttcgtgtcgtgttatcGTGCGGTGTCAGAAATGCACATCGCTATACTTTTTTCAAAGTCATAGATCCACAAACTCTAAATCTATATGTGAAACAGGGAAAGAAGAACAAGAAACTCTTTTGGGTTCCTGCTATCGCGCCTTTGATCTCCGTTATCTTATCGACATTTTTCGTGTACATCACGCATGCCAACAAGGAAGGTGTTGCAATTGTAAGAACATGGTTTTGACTTTCATGGTCAAACTACTTTATTTCATTTTCACAATTGTGTCAAGATGTTTATTTACAAGAGAAAACCACTACCTCTTATaaaaaaaaagtacaaaaaaGGGTTTATATATAGGGAAAAAAACTTTTGAACAATGTGGAAGTatatataaaaatgtaaattttaCCAGACACAAATTTGACTTTCATGGTCAAACTATTAGGTTACATTTTCTGAATTGTATGAAGATAATTAGAGTCTTTAAAAAACCACTAAAATTGTGGAAGTATttataaagagtaaactgccattttggtccctgtggtttggtcacttttgccactttagtccaaaactcaaaccttttgcatctgggtccctgtggtttcagttttattgccattttggtccaaaaataaaatcCGGTCATAtctgtcttataaaatcctgctattttgtccttttccgcaggggcaaaatagtcatttcttttttatagataagtaccagattttataagacaaatatggtctgatttgcccctgaggaaaaggacaaaattgcaggattttataagacaaatatgacctgatttcatttttagaccaaaatggcaataaaactgaaaccacagggacccagatgcaaaaggtttgagttttggactaaaatggcaaaagtgaccaaaccacagggaccaaaatggcagtttactcatttataaacaaatgtaaatttGCCAAACACAGTTTTGACTTTCAAAGTCAAACAAATAGATGATCACTGCATAATGCATACACTAATTCCCCTAATTTTTTTGGCAGGTGGGAAAGATTGATAAAAGAATCAACCCTCCTTCACATGACAAAATCTATTTTTCTGGTGACAATCTACTTAAAGGATTTCGAATAGGCATCGAGGCAGGCATGATCGCGTTAACCGTTAGTTACTAGCCTGTTCAACAATCATATAATGTTTGATCATCACatgtagggttgtaaacgaaccgaacgaacacgaacaaggccatgttcgtgttcgtttgttaaggaaattaacatgttcgtgaactgttcacgaacgcataccaaacataagtttatgttcgtgttcgttcgttaaggaaattcagttgttcacgaacagttcgtgaacactggtctcgaacacaaacgaatgcAAAGAAATAAAAatgaacgcaaacgaacatttaactcgaacggttcatgaactgttcgctgaacgttccgttcgtttacagccctaatcaCATGACATCTAATCTTTTACTCTTTAATCTGCCAGGAAGCCGTTGCAATCGGAAGAACATTTGCTTCAATGAAAGATTATCAAGTAGACGGAAACAAAGAAATGGTTGCACTAGGAACCATGAATGTCGTCGGCTCGATGACATCATGCTACGTCGCAACAGGGTCGTTCTCTCGATCGGCTGTGAATTATATGGCCGGATGCCAGACCGCGGTTTCAAACATTGTGATGTCGATTGTAGTATTACTAACGGTCAAATTTTTAACACCGCTTTTTAAGTACACGCCAAATGCGATTCTGTCTTCGATTATTATATCGGCTGTCATTGGGCTGATTGATATCGACGCTGCGATTTTGATCTGGAAGATCGACAAGTTCGATTTTGTAGCGTGTTTGGGAGCGTTTCTTGGTGTTGTGTTTAAATCTGTTGAAACCGGTCTTCTGATTGCTGTAAGGATTAAACTATCTTGATCTAGTTTCGTTTCTTTCAGCCAATGTTTTCAGAACTGGACTGGACCGGACTGGTTCGACTGTGTGTATTTGGACCGCTTTCATTTTAACCGACCCGCTTTACTTTCAAATAAATTATTTAAATGATCTATTTACTACTTTAGGCTATATTTTTAAATTATTGATGGCATCCGGTTTTTTAATCCGGTCTGACTAGTGAACTGGTAAGGCGGCCAGTTCAACGACCGGTCCAGTTATGAAAACATTGCTTTCAGCTCGACTTTGAgctttttttaatctttttttataATGTTGAATCAGGTCGCGATATCTTTTGCTAAGATTCTTCTTCAAGTTACACGCCCACGAACTGCGATTCTCGGAAAGATTCCGATGACTAGCGTTTACCGGAACATCGGACAGTATCCGGAAGCGAATAAAATTCCGGGTGTTCTAATCGTCAGGGTTGATTCTGCTATTTATTTCTCGAACTCAAATTACATCAAAGAAAGGTGAAGTTTTCGCACAAAACTTCGAATACTAGATGATTTTTTTTTAACGATATTTCGATCTAGTACTTGGTTTCGGCTCTAAAAATCTGGGACTATATTGCAGGATATTACGATGGCTAACGGAGGAAGAAGAAAATCTAAAAGCAACTTATCAACCGAGGATTCAATTCTTGATAGTCGAATTGTCACGTAAGAAGCTCGATTTCCTGTAGTTGTGTTTTAGAAATGCAATATAAATATAAGTTGTTTAAAGCGCGTTTATCTTGTTACCTAACTGCAGCGGTTACTGATATCGACACCAGCGGAATCCATGCCTTCGAAGAGTTATACCGGAGTCTGCAAAAGAGAGATGTCCAAGTAAGTAAAACCGTTACATATAATGTTACGCGTTTTGACCTGTTGGAGATCGAACATAATTCAAATCGACTCATTtaaaacgggtcgaataatttcaTATTACATTTTAAAATTACTAAAAGGTGTCCCTGAGTGCGTCATTATTTTGTGACATGCAACCTAATGACGCACTCAGGGACCGAATAATCGCATAGGACTTATAACAGTACTTTGGTTTGACGTTTGACAGCTTGTTCTTGCGAACCCGGGTCAACAAGTGCTAGACAAGCTATACGCATCGGGTTTCCCCGACTTGATTGGTGAAAACAAGATTTTTCTCACAGTTGCAGACGCAGTTCATACATGTTCGCCGAAGCTCGATCATGAGGTCTGAGTTAATCCAGAAAATGTATACTGTAAAGTACAAGAAACAGATTGAAAACCTAATAAAGATTTGTGTATTACTTAAACGGGTCACAAATTCACAAAGATTCGAGTCGAAAACATAGATATCGGACAACAAGAGAGAGGAGTACAATGAATAAATATATGTTTCAACCTTTGGATATTGTTAGACTATATTGTTCAAGTTAGaatcatattttatatagttAATTGTATAGGGTATTAAACTGTAATATCCTGCTCTATATATTGAGCCTTTAGTATGTAATCGTTATTCAATCAATACACTTTGAAGACTCATCTCCTTAAATCGCTACCTCCCCTGATCTACTTACCGAACCTACTTCTTTTATTGTCGCTAACAAGTCACAGGAGTGGCGTCATGCCATTCGCGAAGAGTTTCATGCACTTCATAAAAATGGAACACGGTCATTGGTTCCCAATGTTAACAATACTACTAACCTGGTTGATTGTAAATGGGTGtacattataatcatttacaaaATATAtgataacctattaaataattagttggtaattgttgatggaccatattaccctaattaactaattaggtttcctcttgggtgcttatataaggagacttatgtagaggttctaaggttagacacataacctaattaTCATAACATCAATATCGACCTCTCTCTCCATAGCCGAACTCCCTTATTCggtttcatcatcaccatcatcagtttgcaccctaaggaggaaccagatcacgcTGACTAACATGTCTAACTCGAAGGCATcatct contains the following coding sequences:
- the LOC110889121 gene encoding sulfate transporter 1.3 codes for the protein MADQDDKDLDANQKSLPFLDGQTPNGPYIHKIGVPPKPDLLKEFKTTVKETFFPDDPLRSFKDQPRSRKFILSAQAIFPILEWGRSYNITKFRGDLIAGLTIASLCIPQDIGYSKLANLKPQYGLYSSFVPPLIYAFMGSSRDIAIGPVAVVSLLLGTLVRSEFNPDTEPDEYLRLIFTATFFAGVTQATLGVLRLGFLIDFLSHAAVVGFMGGAAITIALQQLKGFLGISTKHFTKETDVISVMKSIFESAHHGWNWQTIVIGASFLAFLLVAKYIGKKNKKLFWVPAIAPLISVILSTFFVYITHANKEGVAIVGKIDKRINPPSHDKIYFSGDNLLKGFRIGIEAGMIALTEAVAIGRTFASMKDYQVDGNKEMVALGTMNVVGSMTSCYVATGSFSRSAVNYMAGCQTAVSNIVMSIVVLLTVKFLTPLFKYTPNAILSSIIISAVIGLIDIDAAILIWKIDKFDFVACLGAFLGVVFKSVETGLLIAVAISFAKILLQVTRPRTAILGKIPMTSVYRNIGQYPEANKIPGVLIVRVDSAIYFSNSNYIKERILRWLTEEEENLKATYQPRIQFLIVELSPVTDIDTSGIHAFEELYRSLQKRDVQLVLANPGQQVLDKLYASGFPDLIGENKIFLTVADAVHTCSPKLDHEV